The genomic window GGCACGTTGTCCTGCAGGCCGGCGTGCTGGGGAATGCCCACAACCAGGCTCAGCCAGCATCCATAGAACGGTAGCAGCAGGATCGGAATCAGGATCCATTGGCCGAGGGCGATGAACAGCGCCGCCAGCGCAAGGTGGCCAAAGAGGATGATGCGCGCCCACACGACGAGCTCCTGCTTCTTTTTCGGCCGGTCGTCGAACAGGCGGCGGTCCCACTCCGATGTCATGATGCCCAGTGAATGCTTGATGTACCATGGAAGGATGTTGTGCACCCACAGGCCGCGCGGTGCGCCGGGGACATTGAAGGTGAAGGCCTTTATCCATTCCATGGCCCCGAACCTGGCCGGCAGAACCACTTCCTGGTCCACGGCATCGTGCAACGTGTTCTGGTGATGCTCGGTGTGACTGATGCGGAACCAAACCGGATTGTTCCAGGTGAGGAAGCTGAACAGGTGGTAGAAAAATTCGTTGAGTGCCTTGGTCTTGAACGGGGTGCCGTGCGAAAGCTCGTGGCAGGCCGCCGCCGGGCTCAGGAACGCAAAAAGGGTGCCATGGAGGAAGAAGGCAACGACAATCCACGGCCATGCGAGATGGTGGAATGCCCAGAAGCAGAGCCCCCCCGTCGCAACCACGGCCAGCAGCTGCGATCCCGCCTGCAACAGCCCCTTCGCATCGCTGCGCTCCTGAAGCGTTTTCATCGCCTGCTTGTCCGCCTCAATGCGGTACCACTTGATTCGTTCCATCATAACCTCCCACATCGACGACGCGTTGGATCGTCGCCACCATCAAGATGTTGAAGGTTTATCGATCATCACCCCGGACGATTCAATGGGAAATATCATCACCTTTCACGGTTTTTTAAACGATTCACGGGTATTGGTTCGTCGCAGGCGCCCGCCCCGCTAGCCCTGCTCCGCCGCCACCTTCTTTTTGTAGATGGTGAGCAGGATGCCGCCGATTCCGGCGACCACGCCGCCGCAATAGATGAAGACCATGCGCCCCCCCAGGCTGTTGGGGATCAGGAATCCGCACATTAGCAGGCTGCCGAGAATGAGGTTGAGCGAACCGACAATGTGGTATTGCGCCGCATCGCGGTTTTCGCTCTTTTCCGCCACGTGGTCGATGGGCGTGCGCATGTCCTTGAACAGCGCCTCGATCGATTCCCTGTGCCCGGGGGTTACCCGCTTGTAGAAGAGCGACGAGAAGAAGAACCAACTGATGCTGCACATCAGCGTGAAGGCGGTGATGACGATGAAGGTCACGTCGCCATGCTCCATTTTGTTCATTTCGTCGAGTCCCCAGATATACTTTCCGGCGGCGTCGATGGAAATATAGAACTTGGCGAAGAAGGCGGCGCAGAAACCGACCACCACCGTGCTCCAGCCACTCCAGACCGGGGTCTTTTTATAGACGAAGCCAAACACGGCCGGCACCACCATCGGCGGGATCACCAGCGAGAAGACCAGGTTGGAGAAT from Pontiella desulfatans includes these protein-coding regions:
- a CDS encoding fatty acid desaturase, giving the protein MMERIKWYRIEADKQAMKTLQERSDAKGLLQAGSQLLAVVATGGLCFWAFHHLAWPWIVVAFFLHGTLFAFLSPAAACHELSHGTPFKTKALNEFFYHLFSFLTWNNPVWFRISHTEHHQNTLHDAVDQEVVLPARFGAMEWIKAFTFNVPGAPRGLWVHNILPWYIKHSLGIMTSEWDRRLFDDRPKKKQELVVWARIILFGHLALAALFIALGQWILIPILLLPFYGCWLSLVVGIPQHAGLQDNVPDFRRSCRTVKQDGFTRWCYWNMNYHIEHHMYAAIPFHNLPKLHEMLKHDMPVPCKNLAAAWKEINATLKRQKTDPEFYFDSFTRS